A part of Miscanthus floridulus cultivar M001 chromosome 6, ASM1932011v1, whole genome shotgun sequence genomic DNA contains:
- the LOC136456195 gene encoding single myb histone 1-like isoform X2 → MGAPKQRWTPEEEAALKAGVAKHGPGKWRTILRDSDFSELLRLRSNVDLKDKWRNLSVTAGGYGSREKARMALKKGRRVVPKLTAELMDVDGKDMDIAHDAVIEAEPLAMALEPLAIEESPDKSVARLDDLILEAIRKLNEPSGSNKAAIAAYIEVNQKFRIAPSSPPSGGISTKVSSAKGMDTENNNAKRLTKPQVVAELEKMKGMTKEEAAAFAAKAVAEAEVAIAEAEEAARVAEAAENDAEAAKAFLDAVTLSMRSRNAASMMLRAC, encoded by the exons ATGGGGGCGCCGAAGCAGCGCTGGACGCCGGAGGAAGAGGCCGCGCTCAAGGCCGGCGTCGCCAAGCACGGGCCCGGCAAGTGGCGCACCATCCTCCGGGACTCGGACTTCAGCGAGCTCCTGCGCCTCCGCTCCAATGTTGACCTCAAG GACAAGTGGCGCAACTTAAGCGTCACCGCAGGAGGTTACGGGTCTAGAGAAAAGGCAAGGATGGCCTTGAAGAAAGGCAGGCGCGTGGTGCCTAAGCTTACTGCTGAGCTGATGGACGTAGATGGCAAGGATATGGACATCGCTCATGACGCAGTCATTGAAGCGGAACCGTTAGCAATGGCTTTGGAGCCTTTGGCAATTGAGGAAAGTCCAGATAAGTCAGTTGCTAG GCTCGATGATCTCATATTAGAAGCTATAAGGAAGCTTAACGAGCCTTCTGGGTCCAATAAGGCAGCCATTGCTGCATATATTGAG GTAAACCAAAAGTTCAGAATTGCACCAAGTTCACCTCCCTCGGGTGGAATAAGCACTAAGGTATCCTCTGCTAAAGGGATGGACACAGAAAATAATAACGCTAAACGGCTAACTAAGCCTCAAGTGGTTGCTGAACTGGAGAAGATGAAAGGCATGACCAAGGAGGAGGCAGCTGCCTTTGCTGCCAAGGCAGTTGCCGAGGCAGAAGTAGCAATAGCAGAAGCTGAGGAAGCAGCAAGAGTTGCAGAGGCTGCAGAAAATGATGCTGAAGCTGCAAAGGCTTTTCTCGATGCTGTCACTCTATCGATGAGAAGCAGGAATGCTGCTTCCATG ATGCTTCGAGCTTGCTGA
- the LOC136456195 gene encoding single myb histone 1-like isoform X1, which translates to MGAPKQRWTPEEEAALKAGVAKHGPGKWRTILRDSDFSELLRLRSNVDLKDKWRNLSVTAGGYGSREKARMALKKGRRVVPKLTAELMDVDGKDMDIAHDAVIEAEPLAMALEPLAIEESPDKSVARLDDLILEAIRKLNEPSGSNKAAIAAYIEDQYWPPANFERLLSTKLKSLVNSGKLIKVNQKFRIAPSSPPSGGISTKVSSAKGMDTENNNAKRLTKPQVVAELEKMKGMTKEEAAAFAAKAVAEAEVAIAEAEEAARVAEAAENDAEAAKAFLDAVTLSMRSRNAASMMLRAC; encoded by the exons ATGGGGGCGCCGAAGCAGCGCTGGACGCCGGAGGAAGAGGCCGCGCTCAAGGCCGGCGTCGCCAAGCACGGGCCCGGCAAGTGGCGCACCATCCTCCGGGACTCGGACTTCAGCGAGCTCCTGCGCCTCCGCTCCAATGTTGACCTCAAG GACAAGTGGCGCAACTTAAGCGTCACCGCAGGAGGTTACGGGTCTAGAGAAAAGGCAAGGATGGCCTTGAAGAAAGGCAGGCGCGTGGTGCCTAAGCTTACTGCTGAGCTGATGGACGTAGATGGCAAGGATATGGACATCGCTCATGACGCAGTCATTGAAGCGGAACCGTTAGCAATGGCTTTGGAGCCTTTGGCAATTGAGGAAAGTCCAGATAAGTCAGTTGCTAG GCTCGATGATCTCATATTAGAAGCTATAAGGAAGCTTAACGAGCCTTCTGGGTCCAATAAGGCAGCCATTGCTGCATATATTGAG GACCAATACTGGCCACCTGCTAATTTTGAACGCCTGCTATCTACAAAATTGAAGTCATTGGTTAATTCCGGAAAATTAATCAAg GTAAACCAAAAGTTCAGAATTGCACCAAGTTCACCTCCCTCGGGTGGAATAAGCACTAAGGTATCCTCTGCTAAAGGGATGGACACAGAAAATAATAACGCTAAACGGCTAACTAAGCCTCAAGTGGTTGCTGAACTGGAGAAGATGAAAGGCATGACCAAGGAGGAGGCAGCTGCCTTTGCTGCCAAGGCAGTTGCCGAGGCAGAAGTAGCAATAGCAGAAGCTGAGGAAGCAGCAAGAGTTGCAGAGGCTGCAGAAAATGATGCTGAAGCTGCAAAGGCTTTTCTCGATGCTGTCACTCTATCGATGAGAAGCAGGAATGCTGCTTCCATG ATGCTTCGAGCTTGCTGA
- the LOC136460736 gene encoding pentatricopeptide repeat-containing protein At2g37320-like, with product MLSHARTVKDGFSRSNVFVSNSLISMYSSCGATLDLERVFEEMMVRDVVSWNSVMQGLGQNSLGRQALAVAERALELRMYNGNTFIAILTSCSHSGLVAEGLSYFDAMAKKHGVEPTLDHYISVIDLLGRAGRLEEAYDLLRKMPFASNALAWRTLLHSCLAQKNSAMGSIAVQELRALQPDGGAGNYERLVRGCGGSTADEAQAGSEKSADHTPGCSWVT from the coding sequence ATGCTATCACATGCACGCACCGTAAAGGACGGGTTCAGTCGGAGTAACGTCTTCGTCAGCAATTCTCTGATCAGCATGTACAGCAGCTGCGGCGCGACGCTTGATCTCGAGCGGGTGTTTGAAGAAATGATGGTCAGGGACGTCGTATCATGGAACTCAGTGATGCAGGGGCTTGGTCAGAACAGCCTTGGGAGGCAAGCTCTGGCGGTTGCAGAGCGCGCACTGGAGCTCAGGATGTACAATGGCAACACCTTCATCGCCATCCTGACGTCCTGCAGCCACTCGGGGCTGGTTGCCGAGGGGTTGAGCTACTTCGATGCAATGGCCAAGAAGCATGGCGTGGAACCAACACTGGACCACTACATCAGTGTCATCGATCTCCTCGGCCGTGCTGGGAGGCTTGAAGAGGCGTACGACCTGCTCCGGAAGATGCCGTTCGCGTCGAACGCGTTGGCGTGGCGTACTCTTCTGCATTCTTGCTTGGCCCAGAAGAACAGCGCCATGGGAAGCATCGCGGTGCAGGAGCTGAGAGCCCTGCAGCCCGATGGTGGCGCCGGGAACTATGAGAGACTGGTTCGGGGCTGCGGAGGCAGCACGGCTGATGAAGCTCAGGCTGGAAGCGAGAAGAGTGCTGATCACACGCCTGGGTGCAGCTGGGTCACCTGA